In Labrus bergylta chromosome 1, fLabBer1.1, whole genome shotgun sequence, one genomic interval encodes:
- the LOC109978588 gene encoding coiled-coil domain-containing protein 8-like, translated as MYNPSSNTPESSLPSFPESPQSQQLVCHSKPQTQQLVCEPHPSHFQEPQLTGFPVTQYLCFPVTLPPCFQMTQPSCFQEPETTQCPRTSAKLCPRTSANLCPRTSANLCPRTSAKLCPRTSANLCPRTSANLCPRTSAKLCPRTSANLCPRTSANLCPRASANLCPRTSANLCPRTSANLCPRTSACAPVLPEHLQLQPS; from the coding sequence ATGTATAATCCATCGAGCAACACCCCCGAGTCTTCGTTACCCAGCTTCCCTGAGTCTCCACAGTCCCAGCAGCTGGTTTGCCATTCAAAGCCTCAGACTCAGCAACTGGTGTGCGAGCCTCATCCTTCCCACTTCCAAGAGCCTCAGCTAACAGGGTTCCCAGTGACCCAGTACCTGTGCTTCCCAGTAACTCTGCCCCCGTGCTTCCAAATGACCCAGCCTTCATGCTTTCAAGAGCCTGAGACCACCCAgtgccccagaacctcagccaaactgtgtcccagaacctcagccaacctgtgtcccagaacctcagccaacctgtgtcccagaacctcagccaaactgtgtcccagaacctcagccaacctgtgtcccagaacctcagccaacctgtgtcccagaacctcagccaaactgtgtcccagaacctcagccaacctgtgccccagaacctcagccaacctgtgtcccagagcctcagccaacctgtgccccagaacctcagccaacctgtgtcccagaacctcagccaacctgtgccccagaacctcagcctGTGCTCCTGTCCTGCCAGAGCATCTTCAGCTCCAGCCCTCTTAA
- the LOC114919747 gene encoding sialoadhesin-like gives MRGAAMSLKAAVSGLVIFLLSVSVVKGEDTWRVTHSSAQICAVKGSTVEIPCTYTYPSRLNEHDNMDVETFWYTKKNDNQFVDVKTDPDYSGRVEYLFHENVCTLRIKNLTERDSAVYKFMFTTNQPGGSLTGDEGVTLSITDLQVQVERVWTRAELKCYSSCNEADNPSYVWYENGHKLTEERSSLYVSHYDHNKYSCSLKGFEVYRSPEVLLQGWRVTHSSAQICAVKRSTVEIPCT, from the exons atgagaggagcagctatgagtttgaaagcagcagtgagtggattggttatcttccttctctctgtgtcag tGGTGAAGGGAGAGGATACCTGGAGAGTGACTCACTCTTCTGCTCAGATCTGTGCCGTCAAAGGATCAACAGTGGAGATACCCTGCACCTACACATACCCATCCAGACTAAATGAGCATGATAACATGGATGTTGAAACTTTCTGGTACACTAAAAAGAATGATAATCAATTTGTAGATGTGAAAACAGACCCAGACTACTCAGGTCGTGTTGAGTATCTTTTTCATGAGAacgtctgcactctgagaatcaaaaacctgacagagagagactcagctGTTTACAAGTTCATGTTCACAACAAACCAACCAGGAGGAAGTTTAACTGGTGATGAAGGAGTCACTTTGTCCATCACAG ACCTTCAGGTGCAGGTGGAGAGAGTCTGGACCCGGGCAGAGCTGAAGTGTTACAGCAGCTGTAATGAGGCTGATAATCCTTCATATGTCTGGTACGAGAACGGACACAAACTGACTGAAGAGAGGTCTTCTCTTTATGTTTCTCATTATGATCATAACAAGTATTCCTGCTCTCTCAAAGGATTTGAAGTTTACCGCTCTCCTGAAGTCT TGCTTCAGGGCTGGAGAGTGACTCACTCTTCTGCTCAGATCTGTGCCGTCAAACGATCAACAGTGGAGATACCCTGCACCTAA
- the LOC114918907 gene encoding B-cell receptor CD22-like translates to MFSPPDAPKLPSVSVSPSAEIVEGSSVTLTCSSDANPAATFKWYKRNQTPQYRREGAQLVFNYIQPSASGEYYCKSENKLGRKRSGYVSINVKYAPSVCSASVSPAGEIRENSRVTVTCSCDANPAPEYTWFNVNGRELSKESELVFSSVQSSDSGRYYCKAKNDLGERTSGYVKVEVKYAPKLPSVSVSPSAEIVEGSSVTLTCSSDANPAATFKWYKRNQTPQYLHEGAQLVFNYIQPSASGEYYCGSENKLGRKRSGYISINVKYAPSVCSASVSPAGEIRENSRVTVTCSCDANPAPEYTWYNVNGHELSKESELVFSSVQSSDSGRYYCKAKNDLGERTSGYVKVEVKCE, encoded by the exons atgttttctcctccagatgctccaaagcttccctctgtgtcagtgagtccctctgctgagatagtggagggcagttcagtgactctgacctgtagcagtgatgctaacccagcagctacTTTTAAATGGTACAAGAGAAATCAGACCCCTCAATACCGTCGTGAAGGAGCACAGCTGGTCTTCAACTACATTCAACCCTCGGCCTCTGGAGAGTATTACTGTAAATCTGAGAACAAGCTGGGGAGGAAGAGGTCTGGATACGTCTCTAtcaatgtgaaat ATGCTCCATCAGTTTGTTCAGCGTCTGTGAGTCCTGCTGGTGAAATCAGAGAGAACAGTAGAGTGACTGTGACCTGTAGctgtgatgctaacccagcaccTGAATACACCTGGTTCAACGTGAACGGTCGTGAACTCAGTAAAGAATCAGAGCTCGTCTTCAGCTCAGTTCAGTCCTCTGACTCTGGAAGGTATTACTGTAAAGCTAAGAATGATCTGGGAGAGAGGACATCTGGATACGTCaaagttgaagtgaaat atgctccaaagcttccctctgtgtcagtgagtccctctgctgagatagtggagggcagttcagtgactctgacctgtagcagtgatgctaacccagcagctacTTTTAAATGGTACAAGAGAAATCAGACCCCTCAATACCTTCATGAAGGAGCACAGCTGGTCTTCAACTACATTCAACCCTCGGCCTCTGGAGAGTATTACTGTGGATCTGAGAACAAGCTGGGGAGGAAGAGGTCTGGATACATCTCTAtcaatgtgaaat ATGCTCCATCAGTTTGTTCAGCGTCTGTGAGTCCTGCTGGTGAAATCAGAGAGAACAGTAGAGTGACTGTGACCTGTAGctgtgatgctaacccagcaccTGAATACACCTGGTACAACGTGAACGGTCATGAACTCAGTAAAGAATCAGAGCTCGTCTTCAGCTCAGTTCAGTCCTCTGACTCTGGAAGGTATTACTGTAAAGCTAAGAATGATCTGGGAGAGAGGACATCTGGATACGTCaaagttgaagtgaaatgtgagtga